Proteins encoded by one window of Rhodamnia argentea isolate NSW1041297 chromosome 6, ASM2092103v1, whole genome shotgun sequence:
- the LOC115743597 gene encoding WUSCHEL-related homeobox 1 has protein sequence MWMMGYNDDGDLYMADSFNGRKLRPLMPRPVANPSPNNCGANAAPPCLSRIHGAADIFALNHHLATMAEQSKREFNSPQVVVSSRWNPTPEQLRTLEELYRHGTRTPNADQIQQITAQLRRYGKIEGKNVFYWFQNHKARERQKRRRQMEAAPEEPNRDPEESERKETAESRTVLEVEQTKNNWAPPMNCSTLAEESAGATAQGAPKAGPAATLAERRTRSSSSSPSSDQWIKFDDGEFQWTRSLSTTSNFLERNATWQMVQLPPCPHPTRLINTTAPSTVALPPPAAAPALYRAAARASMDPNKIVRAHDLRGFFMSSPFQDDPDPANGGDREGEEDSLTLQLFPLRSGDGNDVNGKSASPPPHRRQFFEFLPLKN, from the exons ATGTGGATGATGGGTTACAATGATGACGGAGATCTGTACATGGCCGATTCCTTCAACGGCAGGAAGCTTCGTCCCCTCATGCCGAGGCCGGTCGCCAACCCTTCCCCAAATAACTGTGGCGCCAACGCTGCCCCGCCTTGCTTGAGCCGTATCCACGGCGCCGCCGACATTTTTGCGCTGAACCACCATCTGG cgACTATGGCTGAGCAAAGCAAAAGAGAGTTCAATTCACCGCAGGTCGTGGTGAGCTCGCGGTGGAACCCCACACCAGAGCAGCTGCGGACCCTGGAGGAGCTATACCGGCACGGGACCCGGACCCCCAACGCCGACCAAATCCAGCAAATCACCGCGCAGCTCCGCCGGTATGGCAAGATCGAGGGAAAGAACGTCTTCTACTGGTTCCAGAACCACAAGGCCAGGGAGCGGCAGAAGCGCCGCCGCCAGATGGAGGCAGCCCCGGAGGAGCCGAACCGCGACCCCGAAGaatcagaaaggaaagaaacag CCGAGAGTAGGACAGTGCTTGAAGTTGAACAGACCAAGAACAACTGGGCACCACCTATGAACTGCAGTACACTAGCAGAG GAATCTGCAGGAGCTACGGCTCAAGGGGCGCCAAAAGCAGGACCGGCAGCGACTTTGGCAGAGCGTAGAACGagatcgtcgtcgtcgtcgccatcGTCTGACCAGTGGATCAAATTCGACGACGGGGAATTTCAGTGGACGAGAAGTCTCAGCACAACCAGCAACTTTCTGGAGAGGAATGCCACGTGGCAGATGGTGCAGCTGCCTCCTTGTCCTCATCCCACCCGCCTCATAAATACCACAGCCCCGTCAACGGTCGCGCTGCCTCCTCCAGCTGCTGCCCCGGCTCTCTACCGTGCCGCCGCTAGGGCATCCATGGACCCCAACAAGATCGTCAGGGCTCATGACCTCAGGGGCTTCTTCATGTCCTCGCCGTTCCAAGACGACCCCGACCCGGCCAACGGCGGCGACCGAGAGGGCGAGGAGGACTCCCTAACCCTCCAGCTGTTCCCTCTCCGCAGCGGCGACGGCAACGACGTCAACGGGAAGAGCGCGAGCCCTCCGCCGCACCGGCGCCAGTTCTTCGAGTTCCTACCGTTGAAGAACTAG